In Paracoccus methylovorus, a genomic segment contains:
- a CDS encoding DUF2147 domain-containing protein — protein MKILTIAALLALAGTAANAQGIDGIFQTQANDDGNVGMVEFYDCGGKYCGRLIKSFDKSGKEIQSPHTGKNIVANMSDNGGGKFSGGTIWDPGADKTYKSKMQLNGKALDVSGCIAVFCKTQHWVRAR, from the coding sequence ATGAAGATACTGACCATCGCCGCCCTGCTTGCGCTTGCAGGCACTGCTGCCAATGCTCAAGGCATCGACGGCATCTTTCAGACCCAGGCCAATGACGACGGCAATGTCGGCATGGTCGAGTTCTACGATTGTGGCGGAAAATATTGCGGCAGGCTGATCAAAAGTTTCGACAAGTCGGGCAAAGAGATTCAATCGCCCCACACCGGCAAGAACATCGTCGCCAATATGAGTGATAATGGCGGCGGTAAATTCTCGGGCGGCACGATCTGGGACCCCGGTGCGGACAAGACCTATAAGTCGAAAATGCAACTGAACGGCAAGGCGCTCGACGTCTCGGGCTGCATTGCGGTCTTCTGCAAGACCCAGCACTGGGTCCGGGCCAGATAG
- the hisH gene encoding imidazole glycerol phosphate synthase subunit HisH, with protein MRVALVDYDSGNLHSAEKAFALMGRETGAEVVVTSDPEKVARADRIVLPGDGAFPACRVALDAVPGMVEALHEAVLARAVPFMGICVGMQMLAGIGHEYRDTNGLGWIGGEIEAIRAPGLKVPHMGWNDLKVLHPHPLLDGISSGDHAYFVHSWQFRVTDEAHLLATADYGGPVTAVVGRDNIVGTQFHPEKSQATGLRIIGNFLRWRP; from the coding sequence ATGCGGGTCGCACTGGTCGATTACGACAGCGGCAACCTGCATTCGGCCGAGAAAGCCTTTGCCCTGATGGGACGCGAGACCGGGGCCGAGGTGGTAGTGACCTCCGATCCCGAAAAGGTGGCGCGCGCCGACCGTATCGTGCTGCCGGGCGACGGCGCCTTTCCGGCCTGCCGCGTCGCGCTCGACGCCGTGCCCGGCATGGTCGAGGCGCTGCACGAGGCGGTACTGGCGCGGGCCGTGCCCTTCATGGGCATCTGCGTCGGTATGCAGATGCTGGCCGGGATCGGGCATGAGTATCGTGATACCAATGGTCTGGGATGGATCGGCGGCGAAATCGAGGCGATCCGGGCGCCGGGCCTGAAAGTGCCGCATATGGGCTGGAACGATCTGAAGGTGCTGCACCCGCATCCGCTGCTTGATGGCATTTCCTCGGGCGATCACGCCTATTTCGTGCATAGCTGGCAGTTTCGCGTCACGGACGAAGCGCATCTTTTGGCCACGGCCGATTACGGCGGGCCGGTGACGGCCGTAGTTGGGCGCGACAATATCGTCGGCACGCAGTTTCATCCGGAAAAGTCGCAGGCGACAGGTTTGCGCATCATCGGCAATTTCCTGCGCTGGCGCCCCTGA
- the hisB gene encoding imidazoleglycerol-phosphate dehydratase HisB — MRRAKITRETAETQIEVELNLDGTGRYDNQTGVGFFDHMLDQLSRHSLIDLTVRAKGDLHIDDHHTVEDTGIAIGQALAQALGDKKGIRRYGSFHLAMDDALVRAALDLSARPWLAWNVDFPAQKIGSFDTELVREFFQALSTHGGITLHVDRLSGFNAHHIAEAAFKAVARALREAVEPDLRMAGVLPSTKGAL, encoded by the coding sequence ATGCGCCGCGCAAAGATCACCCGCGAGACGGCCGAGACGCAGATCGAGGTCGAGCTGAACCTCGACGGCACCGGCCGCTATGACAACCAGACCGGCGTCGGTTTCTTCGATCACATGCTGGACCAGCTTTCGCGGCATTCGCTGATCGACCTGACGGTGCGGGCCAAGGGTGATCTGCATATAGACGACCATCACACGGTCGAGGACACCGGCATCGCCATCGGACAGGCGCTGGCGCAGGCGCTGGGAGACAAAAAGGGTATCCGGCGCTATGGCTCGTTCCATCTGGCGATGGACGATGCGCTTGTGCGCGCGGCGCTGGATCTTTCGGCACGGCCATGGCTGGCATGGAACGTGGATTTCCCGGCGCAAAAGATCGGCAGCTTCGACACCGAACTGGTGCGCGAATTCTTTCAGGCGCTTTCCACCCATGGCGGGATCACGCTGCATGTGGACCGGCTGAGCGGCTTCAACGCCCACCACATCGCCGAGGCCGCCTTCAAGGCGGTGGCGCGGGCCCTGCGCGAGGCGGTCGAGCCGGATCTGCGCATGGCGGGCGTTTTGCCCTCGACCAAGGGCGCGCTTTGA
- a CDS encoding cell division protein ZapA, with amino-acid sequence MAEVDFSIGHKSYTLACQEGEERLLKRAAGLLDAEAQVILEQAGRMPEPRLLLLSGLMLADRTSGLEDRVATLERELARMRTNPQRVEVPVVPESLSEAMAELAARAEALAQKAEDQAAD; translated from the coding sequence ATGGCCGAAGTGGATTTCTCGATCGGGCACAAATCCTATACGCTGGCCTGCCAGGAAGGCGAGGAGCGGCTGCTGAAGCGTGCCGCCGGCCTGCTGGATGCCGAGGCGCAGGTGATTCTTGAACAGGCCGGCCGGATGCCCGAGCCGCGGCTTTTGCTGCTGTCGGGGCTGATGCTGGCCGATCGGACCTCGGGTCTGGAAGATCGCGTCGCCACGCTGGAGCGCGAGTTGGCGCGGATGAGGACCAATCCGCAGCGCGTGGAGGTGCCGGTGGTGCCCGAAAGCCTGTCGGAGGCCATGGCCGAACTCGCCGCCCGGGCAGAGGCCCTGGCCCAGAAGGCCGAGGATCAGGCGGCGGACTAA
- the carB gene encoding carbamoyl-phosphate synthase large subunit yields the protein MPKRTDIKSILIIGAGPIVIGQACEFDYSGAQACKALREEGYRVILVNSNPATIMTDPEMADATYIEPITPEVVEKIIAKERPDALLPTMGGQTGLNTALALADMGVLNRYGVELIGAQRAAIEMAEDRKLFREAMDRIGLENPRATIVAAPKHPNGRYDIAAGVAMATEALEDIGLPAIIRPAFTLGGTGGGVAYNRDDYERIVRSGLEASPVAQVLVDESLLGWKEYEMEVVRDRADNAIIVCSIENVDPMGVHTGDSITVAPALTLTDREYQRMRNGSIAVLREIGVETGGSNVQWAINPKDGRMVVIEMNPRVSRSSALASKATGFPIAKIAAKLAVGFTLDELDNDITRVTPASFEPSIDYVVTKIPRFAFEKFPGSKAELTTAMKSVGEVMAIGRTFHESLQKALASMENGLTGLDDIEIPGAPDKAAIIKAISQQTPDRLRLIAQAMRHGLSDDEILHATSFDPWFLSRIREIVDTEAGIRASGLPADLDGLRRLKMMGFTDARLADLAGKTETEVRQSRRAMDLHPVFKRIDTCAAEFEAQTPYMYSTYEVPAMGEVENEARPSDRKKVVILGGGPNRIGQGIEFDYCCCHACFALTKAGYETIMVNCNPETVSTDYDTSDRLYFEPLTLEHVLEILRIEQENGTLHGVIVQFGGQTPLKLANALEAEGIPILGTTPDAIDLAEDRERFQKLLNDLGLKQPINGIARSGAEALDIAARIGFPLVIRPSYVLGGRAMEIVRDVDQLNRYIREAVQVSGDSPVLLDSYLSGAIEVDVDALCDGQNVHVAGIMEHIEEAGVHSGDSACSLPPHTLDAATIAELKTQTEAMARALNVVGLMNVQFALKDGAIYVLEVNPRASRTVPFVAKATDSAIASIAARLMAGEPMSNFPTRPAYPAGVGPDDPLPFADPMTLADPNTPWFSVKEAVLPFARFPGVDTLLGPEMRSTGEVMGWDRSFPRAFLKAQMGAGTTLPDSGLIFISVRDADKTEALAEAARDLTAMGFTLVATRGTAEFLRGAGVETELVNKVYEGRPNIVDRLKNDEIAMVLNTTEGTQAIADSREIRAVALNDKIPYFTTAAGSIAAVAAIKSRGDGEVGVRSLQA from the coding sequence ATGCCGAAAAGAACCGATATCAAATCCATCCTGATCATCGGTGCCGGCCCTATCGTCATCGGCCAGGCATGCGAATTCGACTATTCCGGCGCCCAGGCCTGCAAGGCGTTGCGCGAGGAAGGCTACCGGGTCATCCTTGTGAACTCGAACCCCGCCACGATCATGACCGATCCCGAGATGGCGGATGCGACCTATATCGAGCCGATCACCCCAGAGGTGGTCGAGAAGATCATCGCCAAGGAACGGCCCGACGCGCTTTTGCCGACCATGGGCGGTCAGACAGGGCTGAACACCGCCCTGGCGCTGGCGGATATGGGGGTGCTGAACCGCTATGGCGTCGAGCTGATCGGTGCGCAGCGCGCCGCCATCGAGATGGCCGAGGATCGCAAGCTGTTCCGCGAGGCCATGGACCGCATCGGTCTGGAAAACCCGCGCGCCACCATCGTTGCAGCGCCGAAGCATCCCAACGGGCGCTATGATATCGCTGCGGGCGTCGCGATGGCGACCGAGGCGCTGGAGGATATCGGTTTGCCTGCCATCATCCGCCCTGCGTTTACTCTGGGCGGGACCGGCGGCGGCGTCGCCTATAACCGCGACGATTACGAGCGCATCGTGCGGTCGGGGCTGGAAGCCTCGCCCGTCGCGCAGGTGCTGGTCGATGAAAGCCTGCTGGGCTGGAAAGAATACGAGATGGAGGTCGTGCGCGACCGCGCTGACAACGCCATCATCGTCTGTTCGATCGAGAACGTCGACCCGATGGGTGTGCATACAGGCGATTCGATCACCGTCGCCCCGGCGCTGACGCTGACCGACCGTGAATACCAGCGTATGCGCAACGGCTCGATTGCGGTTTTGCGCGAGATCGGCGTCGAGACCGGAGGTTCGAACGTGCAATGGGCGATCAACCCCAAGGACGGCCGCATGGTGGTGATCGAGATGAACCCGCGGGTGTCGCGGTCCTCGGCGCTGGCGTCCAAGGCGACCGGCTTCCCGATCGCCAAAATTGCCGCAAAGCTGGCGGTGGGTTTTACGCTGGACGAGTTGGACAACGACATCACCCGGGTCACTCCGGCCTCGTTCGAGCCGTCGATCGACTATGTTGTCACCAAGATCCCCCGCTTTGCCTTTGAAAAATTCCCGGGATCGAAAGCCGAACTGACCACGGCGATGAAATCGGTGGGCGAGGTGATGGCCATTGGCCGGACCTTCCACGAATCGCTGCAAAAGGCGCTGGCCTCGATGGAGAACGGCCTGACCGGGCTGGACGATATCGAGATACCCGGCGCGCCGGACAAGGCGGCCATCATCAAGGCGATCAGCCAGCAGACCCCCGACCGGCTGCGCCTGATCGCGCAGGCCATGCGTCACGGGCTGAGCGATGACGAAATCCTTCACGCCACCAGTTTCGATCCGTGGTTCCTGAGCCGCATCCGCGAGATCGTCGATACCGAGGCCGGGATTCGCGCCTCGGGGCTGCCTGCCGATCTTGACGGGCTGCGCAGGTTGAAGATGATGGGCTTTACCGATGCACGGCTGGCCGACCTGGCCGGGAAAACCGAGACCGAGGTGCGCCAGTCCCGCCGCGCGATGGACCTGCATCCGGTCTTCAAGCGCATCGACACCTGTGCCGCCGAATTCGAGGCCCAGACCCCCTATATGTACTCGACCTATGAAGTTCCCGCGATGGGCGAGGTCGAGAACGAGGCCCGTCCCAGCGACCGCAAGAAGGTCGTGATCCTGGGCGGCGGCCCGAACCGTATCGGTCAGGGCATCGAATTCGACTATTGCTGCTGCCACGCCTGTTTCGCGCTGACCAAGGCCGGTTACGAGACCATCATGGTCAACTGCAACCCCGAGACGGTTTCGACCGACTATGACACCTCGGACCGGCTTTATTTCGAACCGCTGACGCTGGAACACGTCCTTGAAATCCTGCGCATCGAGCAAGAGAACGGCACGCTGCACGGCGTCATCGTCCAGTTCGGCGGCCAGACGCCGCTGAAGCTTGCCAACGCGCTGGAGGCCGAAGGCATTCCGATCCTTGGCACCACTCCCGATGCCATCGACCTGGCCGAGGATCGTGAGCGGTTCCAGAAACTGCTGAACGACCTGGGCCTGAAGCAACCGATCAACGGTATCGCCCGCAGCGGCGCCGAGGCGCTGGACATCGCCGCCCGCATCGGCTTTCCGCTGGTCATCCGCCCGTCCTATGTCCTTGGCGGTCGCGCGATGGAGATCGTGCGCGACGTGGACCAACTCAACCGCTATATCCGCGAGGCCGTGCAGGTTTCGGGTGACAGCCCGGTGCTTCTGGACAGCTATCTCTCGGGCGCCATCGAGGTGGATGTCGACGCGCTTTGCGACGGGCAGAACGTCCATGTCGCCGGCATCATGGAGCATATCGAAGAGGCCGGCGTCCATTCCGGCGACTCGGCCTGTTCGCTGCCGCCGCATACGCTGGACGCCGCCACCATCGCGGAACTGAAAACCCAGACCGAGGCGATGGCCCGCGCGCTGAACGTCGTCGGTCTGATGAACGTGCAGTTTGCGCTGAAGGACGGCGCGATCTATGTGCTTGAGGTCAACCCGCGTGCCTCGCGCACCGTGCCCTTTGTCGCCAAGGCCACCGACAGCGCCATCGCCTCGATCGCGGCGCGGCTTATGGCGGGCGAGCCGATGTCGAACTTCCCCACCCGGCCGGCCTATCCCGCAGGGGTTGGCCCGGACGATCCGCTGCCCTTTGCCGATCCGATGACGCTGGCCGATCCGAACACGCCCTGGTTCTCGGTCAAGGAGGCGGTGCTGCCCTTTGCCCGCTTCCCCGGTGTCGATACCTTGCTTGGCCCCGAGATGCGTTCGACCGGCGAAGTCATGGGTTGGGACCGCAGCTTCCCGCGTGCCTTCCTCAAGGCGCAGATGGGGGCGGGGACGACGCTGCCGGATTCCGGGCTGATCTTCATCTCGGTTCGCGATGCCGACAAGACAGAGGCGCTGGCCGAGGCTGCGCGCGACCTGACCGCCATGGGCTTCACGCTGGTTGCCACCCGCGGCACGGCCGAATTCCTGCGCGGGGCCGGGGTCGAGACGGAACTTGTCAACAAGGTGTATGAGGGCCGCCCCAACATCGTGGATCGCCTGAAGAACGACGAGATCGCGATGGTGCTGAACACGACCGAGGGCACGCAGGCCATCGCCGACTCGCGCGAGATCCGGGCCGTCGCGCTGAACGACAAGATCCCCTATTTCACCACGGCGGCCGGAAGCATTGCCGCAGTCGCTGCGATCAAGTCGCGCGGCGATGGGGAAGTCGGAGTCAGGTCGCTGCAGGCGTAA